ACACAGCGACCTTCATGTCCCAGTCTTGGAGATGCTGTTCCCGCTGCTGCCTGAACCTCCAGACCACAGGAAGCCGGGCTGCTGGGCTCCATCCAGCGCCGCCCTCAGGGATCCGGCCCCGGCTGCCCCGGGCTGGGGCGGGCGTCCTGGGGTCCCCGCCCGCCGCGGAGCCTGGGGGGCCTCGGGCGCGCTCTCCCGGCGGCGGAGGAACCTCTCGCGGCGCTCAGCCCCGCGCAGCTTTAGACTGACCTGCCCCGACAGCCTGGTCGGCCCGCGGCGTGCTGCGACTGCCCGCGGCGGCCGCCCTCTGTGGGCAGCAGCCCCTTCTCTGCCTAGTGCTTCGAGACCCGCGAGGGCCAAAGGTCTGGGAGCCCACGGAGGCGACGTGCCGCAGCCGCCCAGCGCCACCGCGGGCTGGAGGGTGACTTGGGCCTCAGCCCGCCGGAAATGCCCCAACGGGCCCCCGGGGCCGCGCAGGCCGTTGCTAAGCTAAACAAAAACCCTGCTCAGCTCATTGCTAATTGGGCCCCAGACTGCAGCTTGGGGCTGTGTCCACAATGCATACACTCGCTCCCCTCCTTGATTCGTGCCTTAAAGGAACACTGCAATTTCTCCATCAGCCTGAGAAAGATAACCCTGGCTCCAAACGATCTTGTCAAAAGATTTGGCAAGACCAAATGGGCCAGGGTCTGGAAGATGGCCAGCCCTCTGATATGAGGGAAGGTTAGTACAAACGTGTATTCAGGCGGGTGGACTTGAAACAAGCAGTGCCCACTCCTGCCACCTCAGGGCCAAGTTCAACGTGTGTCACTAAAGATGACATAGGGGAATAACAGCAAGGTGCCTCATCCAAGAACTTGGAAAGAAGACTGGGCTCTGATAGTAAAATCCATATTCAATGCATGCGTTCAAAATACCTATCGGAGTGAACCAAGAGATTTTATAACTAAAATGTTTGAGAACTCAAACTATAATCAGACTGACTGGATACAAActcaaaggcagaaatgaaaggtAAGAGTTCTTTATTAAGTGGAATAAATTGCATTTTGCTGAATCTGAAGAAATATGTGTGAAAGATAAAGTTATGAGTGTGAATATATCTGCAGTAGCGTGGGGTCAATTTTgagcaagatttaaaaataagatattgaCAGGGTTTATCCACTAATGTTTGGTAGAGAGTTTCTGTTTTGATCTCAGGAGGTTTATTTTCTGATTTGAGgtgaggaaaggaaatgaataagGCTGGTAATGAATAAATTAACTGATATTCATGACTATATACGTTAGTCTTTTGGAAGTTATCAAACTGGATTCTGAGCCATGGGACATTTCTATAATAATGCCAAGCTTTTCATTGGCTTGAAGACAGCCAACCTATCATGAGCCCTTTTCTGCAACCAACTACTATGATCAAACATGCACTGGGCACTTTTCTACTTCAAGATTGTGTTAAGCATCAAGATACAGAAAAGGAGAAGTTCTCTCCCCACAATGTGGAATAATCAGCTTTATATCACAAGCTAAGTGTCAGGTGAGTGCCCCAGAAAACAAGGCAGGCGCTGCAGTCAGCATGAGCTTGAGGAAAGAAGAACACATGTGTGCTTAAGAGAAGTAAGAGACAAGGTAGAGAAGGGTCAGATTATAAAAGGCCTCGGATGCTGGGAAGGGAAAGAGCATGCAGTTGCCCCATATAAAGCACCAGCACACCGTGAGGAATCAAAATGAGGGTAAGAGTGGGGAAAAGTAACAGACACATCTAGAAACTAGAGGCCAAGGTCTCAGGGTCAAATCAAGCAAGCGGCACCAACTCTGTCATCATGCAAGGAAACCAGAAGCAGCGTGGTTTTGGACCATCAACATTTCTCATATTCTCATTGTTTCTCTTTTGTAGCAACTCATCAGGTGGCCTCAGAGGTGTGTGAAGTGCATTAGATCATTGAACTGTTTCTGTTTTCATACAGCACTCATTCAAGATTGTAAATCTGTTTCCTAaagatttctgtttatttcataAGGATCTTGATTCTAGTTCATCGAACAATTAAATCCTCAAGGCAAGTAGAGATCATTTCTAGAGCATGCACTTTCAGTGTTTAAGCTGCTAATTGTCTGATTGAGTCTGAACATATGTACTATAACTTGAAGGGACAGGCAGCAAAGGGGAACCACTGCTGAGTGAAGCCTGGTTCAAGTCACCCAGTTCCTGGGGAGCAGTACTTGTTTGCTACCACATCTCAGACAGATTTTTCAGACTCGAAAAATCTGATCAGCTCAAGACCTTCAAAGCTGACCGGCCTCTTAGGATGGAGCTCCACTAACCTGACTCAAAAAATACTGGTGTATAAGCCCATATTCAAATGTGTTAACTAATAATTACACAACTGCAGAGCtgttttctgctcttttcctttGAAGGAATTCCCGTTAAGACCAAATTAAGTTGGAAGATTGTTAGGTAAGCAGAGAATGAAATCAAGGGGAgtaagtcatatatatatatatatatatatatatatatatatatatatatatatatatatatatatatatatgttttataccAAAGGGACAAGTAACCATAGAGCCAACACCCTCTCCCTCTTAGAAGGGCAAccttattttagatatttctatGCTTCCATCACTAACCACTTCCTTTCTATGCACATGCTTTTCTTTAAGTATGTACTGTTAATAAGACTACAGAAAAGCTCATGTTCTTCCAGAACCCGGCTTGAAAGTATTCTACCTCTAAGATGTGTCTACATGTATTCTATCTGTCTTGGTTGAATCatgtcccccaaaaagatatgctgaagtcctaaccctcagtttgtgtgaAAGTGGCCTATttctaatgaaaagaaagctggtgtagcttTTATAATATCTGACcgggtaaatttttttttaatttttttattgttatgttaatcaccatatattacatcattagtttttggtgataaccaagtaaattttaaaccaagaagcattggttggctcagtcagtgtccggctcttggtttcggctcaggctgtggtctcggggtcctgagatcgagccccacgttgggctccgcactcagcagagagtctgctggaggttctctctctctctctctctctctctctccctttgccctcccccccactctctctagtgtaaataaataaatctttaaaaataaaaagacttagaAACAGATAAACTGAGTATTTCCACAGCAGAGACCTGGTAATATGAATTATTTGACAAATTACCCAGGTACAGTATCCTTTTCCAGTTTGTGCTGCTTTTTAACAAAGGGCAAACTTTACAGACGTAGTATCCATTTCAGCAAATTAAGCCATCTGTGTTGATAAAAACCTTATTTCAAAATCAAGAATTACTGAACTCCATTGAATTTATGACGTTATTGATTGTAAGACACTCTTCTGAATTTGTTTTCCCCTCAACATTGTCAAGGCCCGTTTTTTTCACACAATATTTTCTATGCCATTAAAACATAGAtgaaacagttttttaaatatgaatcCAGTAAAGTATAAAAAGCTATTGGTGCTgggctccttttctttttttttttaagattttatttatttatttatttatttgagagggagagagcagagtgagtgagagagagagagagagagagagcatgatggggggagggggagaggcagagggagagggatgggtcCTAATTCAATATGGCTGCCATGCGAGGATGAAGAGAGAAATTTGAAGACAAACACAGAGGGAGAATATCAGGTATTGACAGAGGCAAAGATTGGAATGatgcatctgcaagccaaggactGTCAGGGATTGACAGCcatcaccagaagctaggaagaggcaagggagaTTCTTCCCTATAGGTCTCGGAGAGAGCATGGCCCTACCAGCACCTGATACCAACTTGTAGTTTCCAGAACAatgacagaataaatttctgttgtttcaagccacccagtttgtggcacgttgttatggcagccctaggaaactaatacactatctGGGTATTAATTAATTATTGGGGTACTTCGTGATCATATTATCTGGCTGGTATGTTTATGAACATCTTCAGTGGGGTATTTGTTCTATAAAGCtggatacaaattaaaatcataattgtCTCAAATCTATACAGAGAATGGCAGGAGTCATATAAAGGACAGGGGAAGAAGTATCATTGTCAGTGAAAGCAGTGGATAAAACATTCTGGCCACCCAGCCTCCTGAGGAAGgcacaatgaatgaatgattgatcATTTTGTTTGAAGGTCCTTTCAAAATGGCCTATAATTGGAAACATGGTAAACAATTCCTAGCAAGATGCTAGGTCTTTTACAGCCATTGTTCATCCATCAACAGTCTTTCAGACAGATGTTAGATGTTACCAGGCTTCTCTGTTAATTACCATTCTCATAACATGAGCCCCAGGTGATGTACCACAAAGAGCTAGCTCAGGTGTAGTCATGAAAGCAAGTGCAGTAAACCATTGCTTCTAATTGTGGCAGTGTTGATTTTTCAGAAGACTATGTCAAAGCAGTGTTTTCTGTGATAAAACTCTTCTGATTATATTGGCTAATTAACAATTAGATGCATTGGTTTTCTGATGTGTATAATGATGCTTGGCTGCATCACCGAAAAGATATTAGGAAGTTATGACCAGGTTGCTATGAAGAAATGTTATGTTTTGGAAACCTGAAACTTAAAACAAATAACCTGAGTGATTAATCTGTTTAAGAATTTAAACTGCCTTACTTAGCATGACACCAAGGCCAAAACCTGCAAGGAAAAAGACTATCAGATttgattataaaaaaatttaaagcttcttggggcgcctgggtgggtcagtcagttgagcttcagactcttggtattggctcagggtggtgagatggagcctctcCTCTGACTCAGGCTCCATGCACTCAATGGGgagtgcttc
The sequence above is a segment of the Zalophus californianus isolate mZalCal1 chromosome 2, mZalCal1.pri.v2, whole genome shotgun sequence genome. Coding sequences within it:
- the LOC118356704 gene encoding dapper homolog 3-like, with protein sequence MLFPLLPEPPDHRKPGCWAPSSAALRDPAPAAPGWGGRPGVPARRGAWGASGALSRRRRNLSRRSAPRSFRLTCPDSLVGPRRAATARGGRPLWAAAPSLPSASRPARAKGLGAHGGDVPQPPSATAGWRVTWASARRKCPNGPPGPRRPLLS